The following proteins are co-located in the Prionailurus viverrinus isolate Anna chromosome A1, UM_Priviv_1.0, whole genome shotgun sequence genome:
- the LOC125171899 gene encoding LOW QUALITY PROTEIN: olfactory receptor 2G2-like (The sequence of the model RefSeq protein was modified relative to this genomic sequence to represent the inferred CDS: substituted 1 base at 1 genomic stop codon), which translates to MCLTNDSTFPGFILVGFCDRPQLELVLFGVILCLYLMMLLGNVTIILVYLLDSKLHTPTYFFLSHLSLLDLCFTSSIIPQLLVNLGGSDKSITYGGCVVQLYVSLALGSTECVLLAVMSYDRYIAVCCPLHYAFATRPSLCHTLASVAWLSGVATTLIQSTLTLQLPFCGHHQVDHFVCEVPVLIKLACVETTFNQVELFVASVLFLVVPLSLILISYWHIARAVLKIKSAIGXHKAFGTCSSHLMVVIIFYGTIIFMYLQPAKSRSKDQGKFVSLFYTVVTPIVNPLIYTLRNKEVKAAMKKILGITLWLSET; encoded by the coding sequence ATGTGTTTGACCAATGACAGCACCTTCCCTGGGTTCATTTTGGTAGGCTTTTGTGACCGGCCTCAGCTAGAGCTGGTTCTTTTTGGGGTAATCTTGTGTCTTTACCTGATGATGCTCCTAGGCAATGTTACCATCATCCTAGTTTACCTCTTGGACTCTAAACTGCACACCCCAACGTACTttttcctctcccacctctccctcctggacCTCTGTTTCACCAGCAGCATTATTCCTCAGCTTCTAGtcaacctgggtggttcagataAGTCCATCACTTATGGTGGCTGTGTGGTTCAGCTCTATGTCTCTCTTGCCCTGGGATCCACGGAGTGTGTCCTCCTGGCTGTGATGTCCTATGATCGGTACATCGCTGTCTGCTGTCCTCTACATTATGCCTTTGCCACGCGCCCCAGCCTCTGTCATACCCTGGCATCTGTGGCATGGCTCAGTGGGGTAGCTACCACGCTTATACAGTCCACTCTCACCCTGCAGTTGCCTTTCTGTGGGCATCACCAAGTGGATCATTTTGTCTGTGAGGTCCCTGTGCTCATCAAGTTGGCTTGTGTGGAAACGACTTTCAATCAAGTGGAGCTATTTGTGGCTAGTGTTTTATTCCTGGTGGTGCCTTTATCACTCATCCTGATTTCCTACTGGCACATTGCCAGAGCAGTACTGAAGATCAAGTCAGCCATCGGGTGACACAAGGCATTTGGGACCTGTTCCTCCCACTTAATGGTTGTCATAATCTTCTATGGAACCATCATCTTCATGTACCTGCAGCCAGCCAAGAGCAGATCCAAAGACCAAGGAaagtttgtttcccttttctacaCTGTGGTGACCCCCATAGTCAACCCTCTCATCTACACCCTGAGAAACAAAGAAGTAAAGGcagcaatgaaaaaaattcttggtATAACATTATGGCTCAGTGAAACATGa
- the LOC125168511 gene encoding olfactory receptor 2G2-like — translation MGMMRSTNESNITGFILLGFSDYPQLQKVLFVIILILYLLTIFGNTTIILVSHLESKLHTPMYFFLSQLSFLDLCFTSSVIPQLLVNLWDPMKNITYGGCVVQLYVSLALGSTECVLLAVMSYDRYIAICRPLHYTVLMHPRLCMALASLSWLSGVVTTLVQSTLTLQLPLCGHYQVDHFICEVPVLIKLACVDTTFNEAELFVASIIFLIVPILFILISYGYIAQAVLRIKSASGRKKAFGTCSSHMIVVIIFYGTIIFMYLQPANSRSKEQGKFVSLFYTVVTPMLNPVIYTLRNKEVKWALKKVLGKILGLNFI, via the coding sequence ATGGGGATGATGAGGAGTACCAATGAGAGCAACATAACAGGTTTTATCCTGTTGGGGTTTTCTGATTACCCTCAGTTACAGAAGGTTCTATTTGTGATCATTTTGATCTTGTATTTACTAACCATTTTTGGAAATACCACCATCATTCTGGTATCTCATCTGGAATCCAAGCTTCATACACcgatgtattttttcctttctcaactCTCCTTTTTGGATCTCTGCTTTACCAGCAGTGTTATTCCTCAGCTCCTGGTAAACTTGTGGGATCCTATGAAAAACATCACCTATGGTGGCTGTGTGGTTCAGTTGTATGTCTCTCTTGCTCTGGGATCTACAGAGTGTGTCCTCCTAGCTGTGATGTCCTATGATCGCTACATTGCCATCTGCCGTCCCCTCCACTATACTGTCTTAATGCATCCACGTCTCTGCATGGCCCTGGCATCTTTGTCATGGCTCAGTGGGGTGGTCACTACTCTAGTACAGTCCACTCTCACCCTTCAGCTACCCTTATGTGGGCATTATCAAGTGGATCATTTCATCTGTGAGGTCCCTGTGCTTATCAAGTTGGCTTGTGTGGACACCACTTTTAATGAGGCTGAACTTTTTGTAGCTAGCATTATCTTCCTTATAGTTCCTATCTTATTCATCCTGATTTCCTATGGCTACATTGCCCAAGCAGTTTTGAGGATTAAGTCAGCTTCTGGAAGAAAGAAAGCTTTTGGGACCTGCTCCTCCCACATGATCGTTGTCATAATCTTCTATGGAACCATAATATTCATGTATCTTCAGCCAGCCAATAGCAGATCCAAGGAGCAGGGAAAGTTTGTTTCCCTGTTTTACACCGTGGTGACACCCATGCTCAACCCTGTTATCTATACTTTGCGAAATAAAGAGGTTAAGTGGGCACTAAAGAAAGTTCTAGGGAAGATTCTGGGACTAAATTTCATatga